The DNA sequence GCGTTCTTTCTAGATTTTTGTGGAGTGATAACTATAATAGGCCTTGCCAATTCAAAGTTTCTTGGTTTGACTGTTGCTTACCACGAAGGAGGACTTGGATTCAAAGGCCTCTTTACCTGGAACTCTAGTGCATTACTTTTTCAGTTGTGGCATTTAATCACCCAAGCAAATTCTATTTGTGTTTCCTGGCACTGTACCTACTTTGAGCGTAAACCATTTTGGTATATGCCTATTTCTTCTAAATGTCCCTGGGGtcttaaataattttttttaagtgcGAAGCTTAGCTAGAGAACATGTTCGATACAATCTCGGAAGGAATGGTAATTTTCTTCGTTGGCACAATCCTTGCTTTGGTAAAAACTTTTGGGGAATAATGTGGTTGCTTTAGTAGAATCGTGTTGGATGGCCACCTCTAACACTGTTTTTGACGAAGGACAATGGAGATTCTATCCATCAGATCATGTTCTTGCCATTCAACTGCGTTACATCTGCTCTAATGTGTCACTCTGGTCTCTTGACAAGGTAAGTTGGGTAGACAGTGGTGACAACTTGGTGTCTATCTCTTCCATCTGGTGGCAATCTATTCGTAGACGGTCTACATAATCCGACATGGATCTCTTTGGTCGGGCATTCATTTGCAGTGCCGAAATTTTCTTTTATGCTTTGGTTCATCTTGCAGGGGAGACTTCTTACGAGAGAGAGAATTTAATTAAATTCTCTTTGTGTTAGGTGCAACGCACATCCTGAATCTCATGATCACTTATTTTCTTCTTGCACTTACACCCCTGGATTACTTGGAGATATTAGAGCGAGAGTTTGAGCAAAATTACACTTGCTCAGTGTTTAAGCTTAAAGCTAGTAGAGATGGTACTCTACAATTGTTATTGTTCAagtttataaattttattttaataaaaaaaggaAGTGCCTGATATTACATGGTAAGAAGCTCTAGTACTTTTGTTTACTTTGATTATAGTTGTAATTTGATTTAATATTATTCTATATTCTGGTAATTTGTGATCCTTGATTGTGGTTTTGCATAGCACTTCAATATATATTTGCAATTGTGGTCTTTATGATTTACCTGCGATTTTCCAATTCTTTCCACCCTAGAAATTTTCCTCCAAAAAACTCCAACTCTACACACAAATAAATTCCTCCTTTTATCTTTAGTTTGTAGTTTATTTCAGCTATTTTCCCTTCAGAATAAGGTTAAACCTCTTTTAAAGTACTAATAGTGATTCAAAAAAATATTACGTTAACTGGAGTAAAAAATACATGTATATATTATATTCATATtggaaaaaaaatattattttaccaaaattattattttatcgacgtgtaattataaaaatataatgtgtATATCATATCGGTACtgaagaaaaaaatatattaatttaatgAGAATATTATTTTTATCAACAACGTGGTGCGGTTATAACtcaaatattttaaaatcaatattagtttagtgaaaaaaattataattaataatttaatatgaaattCTAAAACACAATTAAATTTAAATAGCAAAAGCTATGGTCCGAAAATAAAAGTAATAATAATTTGCATCCAACTCATTAACAGGACATCTCACGGGCCCACAATTAACACATTCTGGTCCTCTCTGTAAATTGAATCTATTCCCAAACATATATATTGTAATATATAGTATTGTTTTGTTTTCAATATTCTCCTCCACCTAAACCTCTCTTTTTAAACCCCCAAGTATACGGCGATTTTTCTCGCCGGAAAACATGTCCGATCAGAAGCGACAGTTGCCGCCGGCGAGCGGCAAGCTATACAAGCAGCAGTCATGGTCGCCGAACTGGCAAGCGGAAGAAGTGTGGACCAAATTGAAGGCGAATCAGTGCCGGAAAATTCGCCGGAGCAAAAGTGTCACCGACGATGACTTGACGGAATTGAAGGCATGTTTTGAATTAGGTTTTGGATTTGAAAGTGATGACCTTGAAGGTGATCGGAGATTGTCGGATGTTTTTGCGGCGTTGGAGCTTTATCGTGCGGTGAATAAGATGTCGAGATCATCGTCGTTGTCTTCGATTGCGAGTTCGAGTTACGAGTCGATTGGTAGCGGTGAGAGTGTCATTGATCTAGGtatgattgtatgttgtgtatCTATAATGTATAATATATGTTTGCGGATGTTGCTGCGGAACCAGGATTTTAAAACATCCTGAATCAACGGAGCtccataaaaaaaaattaataattttaccGGAGCCAAAATCATTACTCCGGTATTAATTGACTAAATTATTTAATCGAATGGAATTTTAGTTGTCAAATTTATCAGATAAAATAGCAGTTTATTTTGTGTCAAAATGCTTAAGCCTAGCCTAATGGTTATAATTTTGTCACCATGTATCAATTTTTGCGGGTTTTTTAATTTAACTTGATGAAATATTTTGTGTATAGATGGTGGTCCGGAGGCGGTGAAGGCGAAACTGAAGCATTGGGCGCAGATGGTTGCTTGTTCAGTCTTACAATCCCCGCGATCAGCCTGAAGTATACTACTACATTGGTTTGAATTTCAAAGAAAGATCTTTAAAGTAGGATCAACTTCTGTAGTTAATTCTTGAATTATGAAATTGATTTTCACAAACTTTGAAATGTTTTGTTTTGATATTTTCTGGACACAACTTAGTTTGAAATTGATGGCACATATTTTCATATATTAATTCACATTTCAGTTTAAATTACATTTGAAAATTTTCAAATGTACATTGAGGTTTGTTTTTTTTGAGAAATAGCAGTTATTTTTTGTGTCATGTTCATATATTTCTGAAATTTTCAGATATAACAGGTTTTGTGCATTGTGTACCACTTTCAAAGATTAGTTTTGAGTGAAGTTCTAGGTTTTTTGTGGAATCAGAAAATTTTGCTTTCAT is a window from the Apium graveolens cultivar Ventura chromosome 1, ASM990537v1, whole genome shotgun sequence genome containing:
- the LOC141667594 gene encoding uncharacterized protein LOC141667594 codes for the protein MSDQKRQLPPASGKLYKQQSWSPNWQAEEVWTKLKANQCRKIRRSKSVTDDDLTELKACFELGFGFESDDLEGDRRLSDVFAALELYRAVNKMSRSSSLSSIASSSYESIGSGESVIDLDGGPEAVKAKLKHWAQMVACSVLQSPRSA